One window from the genome of Diabrotica virgifera virgifera chromosome 6, PGI_DIABVI_V3a encodes:
- the LOC114338774 gene encoding uncharacterized protein LOC114338774 — protein sequence MLQIFLLFALFLHTHSKPTYCPMGSYFEHETDCTKFYQCAPWGAQLMNCSSGTVFDPEINVCSWRRPGLCGWTTTEITTNPKKSKSFNRDLTEAPVIEIPGKKPYISTNISDSNIRLKDKARLNKAGSVNQSTDTEESKASTGEPVVSTEEPAERSSSFSTLSDYRRFAIILAIITLFTAALNGLAVVS from the coding sequence CTACATATTGTCCAATGGGATCCTACTTTGAACATGAGACTGATTGTACGAAGTTTTATCAGTGCGCGCCCTGGGGCGCCCAATTGATGAACTGTTCTTCTGGTACTGTATTTGATCCCGAAATTAATGTTTGCAGCTGGCGTCGACCAGGGTTATGTGGTTGGACGACTACAGAAATCACAACAAATCCAAAGAAGTCTAAAAGTTTTAACAGAGATCTTACTGAAGCACCGGTAATTGAAATTCCAGGAAAAAAACCATATATTTCAACAAATATTTCTGACTCAAATATAAGACTCAAAGATAAGGCTCGTCTTAATAAAGCGGGATCAGTTAATCAATCTACTGATACTGAAGAATCAAAAGCCAGTACTGGAGAACCAGTAGTGAGTACTGAAGAACCAGCAGAGAgatcttcttctttcagtaccctGTCCGATTATCGAAGGTTTGCGATCATATTGGCAATTATAACTTTGTTTACGGCAGCTCTAAACGGATTAGCGGTGGTCTCTTGA